In Heptranchias perlo isolate sHepPer1 chromosome 13, sHepPer1.hap1, whole genome shotgun sequence, the genomic stretch tcaatagtaactttcaaaagggaattggataaacacttgaaaaggaaaatttgcagggctatggggaaagagctggggagtgggactaattggatagctctttcaaagagctggcacaggcacgatgggccaaatagcctccttttctgctgtatcattctatgattagggGATGGGAAACCAGCAGAGGAAGGTGAGATAGCAGCAATAGGGGAAGCAAGGCATAGCGTGGGATAGGATCTAAGAGCGAAGCTCTAAATGATCATGTGGCTCAGCAGCGAGCATTAAGAATTCAAGCCTGGATGTGTCGAAGGTTTCAGCTACAGctgggggcagtgggggaggTGGTAATGTCGCAGAGAGGCATACCATGGCACTGGTTAAGGAATAAGAATGGAACTTTAATCTGGATCATTCGATGGTACAGGAAATATTGACTCAGGTATTTCAAAATGATGCCCCTACAGAAGCAGCAGAGCTGCCAAACTTCAGATCGTAATTTCAGTGACGTTATTTGGCACATGAACGAacccaacagcaacaacttgcatttatacatcgcctttaatgtaggaaaaggtcccaaggcacttcacagggactTAATAGaccaaaactgacaccgagccaaagaagaagatatttggacaggtgaccaatcgcttggtcaaagaggtaggttttaaggagcaccttaaagaaggagagagaggggcggagtgacagagaggtttagggagggaatttcagagcgcgGGGCCTCGGCAGCCGAAGGCATGGCCCCCAATGgtgggagatgtgcaagaggaaattttggaggaatgcagagttcgtGGAGAGTTGTAGGGCAGTGGTGGGTTAACATAATTAATTTCGACAAATTAGGTACAACCTCCGTCCTGCAGCCCAAAAAAACCCCAGAGCTGCTCCTTAGCTGGGGTGACAGTTGAAGCAGTACCACGAATCCCAGCAATCCGCTCCCTCCACCTGTGATGGGTCCCTGCTCCTCATTGCTATCCATCAACTCCTGCTGGGAAATGTACGTGTGGACCTCAGGTGAGGGTAGGATCAGGTATGGCTGTGACATAACTCCCCACCACCCCAGCTCACTCTAGTCATAAAGCCTGTCTAGGATCACACATGAGTAGCCACTTGAGTAAGTACAGGATGGTGGTCGGTACCTGTGAGACATATCCCAGctcgagtcagcaccttcgggagcAGAAGGTAAAGAAAGAATCCCGCTCCTTGCAAACTTTAGTAAGGCTTAAAATActcatacttgttttcaaatccctccacggccgtgcccctccctaacctccttcagacctacaaccctccgcgatctctgcgctcctccaattttgacctcttatccattccccattcccttcgccccaccattgacggccatgccttcagctgcctaagctctgaTATTCCCCCCCTAAAActtttcacctccctctcctccttttaacctacctctttgaccaagcttttggtcacttgtcctaatgtctccttatgtgttaagttttgtttgataatgttcctatgaagcgccttggggcattttattacgttaaaggcgttatataaatgcaagatgttgttgcttCTTCGCAGAATGACTGCGTTGATGGGATGCGAGAGAGGATGATTGTGTGAAGGACTTTCCACATCGAGAACACTTGTAAGGCTTCTCACCCGTGTGGCTTCGCTGATGCTTTAGACAGTCTGAGGAGGTAGAAAAGGTCTTTGGGCAATTGGGACACTTGTGGGGTTTCTCTCCCGTGTGAATGTGCTGATGAACTATCAGGGACCAGGAACGAGTGAACGTCTTCTCACACTCAGGGCATTTGTAAGGTGTCTCCCCTGTGTGGACCCTCTGGTGAACTGCGagagactgcgaatgagggaaAGTCTCAGCACACTGAGCACATTTGTAAGGTCTCTCCCCTGTGTGGATCCGCTGATGGAGCGTGAGGGACTCAGGGTGCACGAACCTCTTCTCGCAATGGCAACACTTATAAGGCTTCTCCCCCGTGTGTGTGCGTTGGTGCTTTAAACAGTGCGACGAGCAGgaaaagctcttcccacagtcggaACACTCGTAAGGCTTCTCCCCTGTGTGAGTGCGTCGGTGAACTGTGAGGGATGACGAGCGGGTAAAGGTCTTCTCGCAGGACAGACACTTGAACTGCTTGCCCCCTGTGTGGCTGTGCTGATGTTTTAAACAGTCCGACGAGGTAGAGAAAGTTTTGCCGCAGTCTGAACAGCGGTACAGTTTCTCTCCTGTATGAATGCGCTCATGAACGGTCAGGTGCCATGACCGAgtgaagctcttctcacagtatGAACATTCGAATGGCCGTTCTCCCGTATGAATGCGCTGGTGGAATATAACGGATGACGAACGAGTGAAGGTCTGCTGGCAGTACGAACACTTGAAGGGTCTCCTTGCTGTAGGATCTCTGCGATGCTGTGAAGGGTGGAAGGTCGATAGCTCTGAAGTCCGTTCCAGGTGAGCTAAAGATGGATGTTGCTCTTCCATAACTCACGAGCTCCGTTCCTTTGCAACCCTGAGTCCTGTAGAACACTTGTTATTTTACAAAATCTTGCAGTGGCGCCTgggtcaaattttctttgataaaaCAGCAAATGGTGAAAACTGAAAATGCAGgaagtacacagcaggtccaATGGTgtctaaaaagagaaaaaaaacaggtcaaTGCTCTGGGTGGAATCTCTTTCTCAGTGCATAATCTTTGATTCCTGACTAGTGACCTAAACACGTCACCTGTGTGCCTTGGGAGATCAAAAAGCATCCCAGAGTAAAAAGGAACATAAATGAATTTCTTAAAAGACTTTTATTGAACTTAGCAAAATGTACAAACATGCTAAGGCCATGGCACAACAAGAGTTCTATACATTTTGTTAGTGCTTAGTATTGCGGGATGGCAACCAGTGGCAACTGGATAGCCCTATTTCAAGTTACGAGGAGAACTCAAGCACACAAACGCCTTCCCCCTTCCCAATACAGTGATAACACCGAAACTACAGCCACACCATGCAGAGGAtgaaaccccccaccccaccccactaaaTGGTTCACCAGCCCGCACGATCACCGCTGCTGCCCAAACCCAACCGCAACCAGAAAGACCATCCTTAGGCCTTTTGCCATGCAGCAGCAGCAACCTTACCTCATGAGCACTATTTTAAGCTTCAAATCTGCAACCAGCCACAAAAATGAATCAATTTCATGTCCCTTTTTCTTAAAACCATATGTAGGAAAATGCAAAGTTGGTCACACCACCGTGCCAGACCCAGGTGGGAAAACTGTGAAAGATTCAGGTAAGCACAGGATCACCACTGGAGGCTGGGGTTATGGTTCATTAACAGTGGTGAAGAAAGTGCCCCGTTTGGCCAATCTCATCCAACAGGCCCGTGTTGACAACCGTCCCTGTCAATCATCGCCTCGCCTGCCCGCCTCCCGCGCACTCTCGCGTGATCTGGACGCCGGGTCGCATTGCAGTCTGGGAGCTGTAGTCCGCTCACCCGGATGCCCACTGCTCAGCGTGCGCCCGCGGAACTACCAGTACCGGCATGCCCCGCGGGACAGCCGAACTGCGCACGCGTAGTTGTGACAGGCCGGGCCGGCCGGGGGCTGTGTGAGCGGTAACATGGCGACTTATGTGGAAATCATCAGGCACGAGTTCCCCGACATCGACACCGAGCTTTTCCAATACGTGACAGGTGAGGGCCGGCTCAGGCCGCAACCTAGCCCCGGGGACTGGGTAATGTTTTCGGGCCGCGCTTCCCTCTCGTCAGCCCCATAAGAGATTGGGGCCTGGCCCCGGCGTTGGAGCCCGGCCTCAGAGCAGCTGAAGGAAGGAACCCTGGGGCTGAGCACTGACTGGGGAGCTGGGTGTAGGCCTTGCCCTTGGCCTGTCTGCCCTCCGCTGCCACCATTTGTCCAGCATCGAGCCGGCCAGTGGGTCGAGTTCTGGTGTGCCAGTTTGGCTCAGTcggtctcactctcccctctgggtcagaaggtcgtgggttcgagccccccactccagggacctgagccccataatccaggccgaccctCCGTGAGACGCtaaaccggggccccgtctgcCTATTTGGATT encodes the following:
- the LOC137331220 gene encoding zinc finger protein 436-like, with the protein product MEEQHPSLAHLERTSELSTFHPSQHRRDPTARRPFKCSYCQQTFTRSSSVIFHQRIHTGERPFECSYCEKSFTRSWHLTVHERIHTGEKLYRCSDCGKTFSTSSDCLKHQHSHTGGKQFKCLSCEKTFTRSSSLTVHRRTHTGEKPYECSDCGKSFSCSSHCLKHQRTHTGEKPYKCCHCEKRFVHPESLTLHQRIHTGERPYKCAQCAETFPHSQSLAVHQRVHTGETPYKCPECEKTFTRSWSLIVHQHIHTGEKPHKCPNCPKTFSTSSDCLKHQRSHTGEKPYKCSRCGKSFTQSSSLASHQRSHSAKKQQHLAFI